In Candidatus Nanopelagicales bacterium, the following are encoded in one genomic region:
- a CDS encoding peptidylprolyl isomerase, with protein MVSDKRARQVARAKAERQAARRAAQRQQNRARALWAAGIVFGLIVVGGIIFAAWPESTPTTAPASDAAPASASAAPAPIPTPQNVSCTDATPSKQTKSFTKATDEGLKPGATMTLGTNCGSIVIDLDVAQAPKTSNAIAFLADQGWYDNNSCHRLTVEGIFVVQCGSPSLDGQGGPGFKLPEENLPKAGANGVASYPAGTVAMANAGKGTGGSQFFLVYQDSPLQPDYTIVGQVTGGLDVVQYVASQGVSSASTTGPADGPPNQPLIIKSATVRNG; from the coding sequence TTGGTCAGCGACAAGCGCGCGAGGCAGGTAGCCCGAGCGAAGGCCGAGCGCCAAGCTGCCCGTCGCGCTGCCCAACGGCAGCAGAACCGGGCGCGTGCTCTGTGGGCTGCGGGAATCGTCTTCGGCCTGATCGTCGTGGGTGGAATCATCTTTGCCGCCTGGCCGGAAAGCACCCCCACAACGGCGCCGGCGAGCGATGCCGCCCCCGCCAGCGCCAGTGCCGCCCCAGCGCCGATCCCGACGCCCCAAAACGTCAGTTGCACCGACGCAACGCCGAGCAAGCAGACCAAGAGCTTCACGAAGGCCACAGATGAAGGCCTTAAGCCAGGAGCGACCATGACCCTGGGCACCAATTGCGGATCCATCGTCATCGACCTTGACGTTGCGCAGGCACCGAAGACCTCCAACGCGATCGCATTCCTGGCCGATCAGGGCTGGTACGACAACAACAGCTGCCATCGGCTGACGGTCGAGGGCATCTTCGTCGTGCAGTGCGGATCACCCAGTCTGGATGGCCAGGGAGGTCCTGGGTTCAAGCTGCCGGAAGAGAACCTGCCCAAGGCTGGAGCGAATGGTGTGGCCAGCTACCCGGCTGGCACGGTTGCGATGGCCAACGCGGGCAAAGGCACCGGTGGCAGCCAATTCTTCTTGGTCTACCAGGACAGCCCACTGCAGCCGGACTACACGATCGTCGGGCAGGTGACCGGCGGCCTGGACGTTGTTCAGTACGTTGCTTCCCAAGGTGTGTCGTCCGCGTCCACGACCGGACCTGCTGACGGCCCGCCCAACCAACCGCTCATCATCAAGTCTGCAACCGTGAGGAACGGCTGA